A portion of the Vreelandella subglaciescola genome contains these proteins:
- a CDS encoding helix-turn-helix transcriptional regulator codes for MTIQATFLKDVEACERYGVARSTWWRWLAEGVIPAPVKIGPRATRWRLADLERWEQARAGEVAP; via the coding sequence ATGACTATCCAAGCAACATTCCTTAAAGACGTAGAAGCCTGCGAGCGTTACGGCGTGGCCCGTTCGACCTGGTGGCGCTGGCTGGCTGAAGGCGTGATACCTGCACCCGTGAAGATTGGCCCCCGCGCTACCCGTTGGCGCTTGGCTGACCTTGAGCGTTGGGAGCAAGCCCGCGCTGGGGAGGTGGCCCCATGA
- a CDS encoding LysE/ArgO family amino acid transporter — protein MWESYLTGLLVSGGIIIAIGAQNAYVLGLAVRREHHWWSAGLCMSTDLLLITVGMFGVSAVLLAMPEAMAIMRWLGVVFLAWLAAQGLYRAIMGRQGLERAEAEKRSVLGIILTTLAVTVLNPQVYLDTLLLIPSVGAQQESEVAFVAGAGSASMLWFGLLAWCGALLSPWLSTPRAWRLIDGVIALMLAVIALNLALG, from the coding sequence ATGTGGGAAAGTTATCTTACAGGCCTGCTGGTGAGTGGTGGCATCATTATTGCCATTGGCGCACAGAATGCCTATGTGCTTGGTCTGGCCGTGCGTCGTGAGCACCATTGGTGGTCAGCCGGACTTTGCATGAGTACCGACCTGTTGCTGATCACCGTTGGCATGTTCGGCGTCAGCGCCGTGCTGCTGGCGATGCCGGAAGCCATGGCGATAATGCGTTGGCTGGGCGTGGTGTTTCTGGCCTGGCTGGCAGCCCAGGGCCTTTATCGAGCGATTATGGGACGCCAGGGGCTGGAGCGGGCAGAGGCCGAAAAGCGGAGTGTTCTGGGCATTATCCTGACCACTCTGGCGGTGACGGTACTGAACCCCCAGGTCTATCTGGATACCCTGTTGCTGATTCCATCGGTGGGAGCCCAGCAGGAGAGTGAGGTGGCCTTTGTGGCGGGCGCGGGCAGTGCCTCGATGCTATGGTTCGGGCTACTGGCCTGGTGTGGCGCCCTGTTGTCTCCCTGGTTATCGACGCCTCGTGCCTGGCGGCTGATCGATGGCGTAATTGCGCTGATGTTGGCAGTGATTGCCCTGAATCTGGCCCTCGGCTGA
- a CDS encoding IS1380 family transposase, protein MFLTELDSRGPLAMGESLSPWTPSCNGSIRVELSGHRTTSDSGALLLREALDNSGMIDALDDHLVDHRDPDRVRHSLASQLRTLVLQRSMGWIDLSDTDTLRRDPLWQLACSDARGTTPLAQDRPSQATLSRLLTCLGRDDNIDTVHEGLLRLAVWRLTSLDGGERPEHLTLDIDGLPIDVHGHQGGSAFHGLYGARIYSPLVASLAETGDMVGGLLREGNAGPAENADTWIPHLVRRLNESTGAKVKVRIDAGFTDNDTLEALEDRDIEYLGRLRSHTGLQTLAAPHLKRPRGRPPEQPREWCHDLAYQAGTWPAPRRVVLVVQERPDDLLLHAFFLVTNLGKFNWPPEKVLALYRKRGSAEAHMGEVKSALDLHLSSTDRGVSTVQDVMARNEVNLLLTLCAYQVLHGLRCLLERQTRQGWSLKRMREQVLKVAATLTVHARRITVHLGDAADKWWPSLLKGLPRLTALT, encoded by the coding sequence ATGTTCCTAACCGAACTTGACTCAAGAGGACCACTCGCCATGGGTGAAAGCCTATCCCCCTGGACCCCGTCATGCAACGGGTCCATCCGCGTCGAGCTCAGCGGCCATCGCACCACCAGCGACAGCGGTGCTTTGCTGTTGCGTGAAGCCCTCGACAACAGCGGCATGATCGATGCGCTGGACGACCATCTGGTCGATCATCGCGACCCGGATCGCGTCCGCCACTCGTTAGCCAGCCAGCTGCGTACCCTGGTGCTGCAGCGTTCGATGGGCTGGATCGACCTCAGCGATACCGACACGCTCCGCCGTGACCCGCTCTGGCAGCTAGCCTGCAGTGATGCCCGCGGGACAACGCCGTTGGCTCAGGACCGGCCATCTCAAGCGACGCTGTCGCGGCTGCTGACGTGCCTGGGCCGCGACGACAATATCGATACCGTGCATGAGGGCCTGCTGCGGCTGGCGGTCTGGCGACTGACCTCGCTGGACGGCGGCGAACGCCCCGAGCATCTGACGCTGGACATCGACGGCTTGCCGATCGACGTCCACGGCCACCAGGGCGGTTCGGCGTTTCATGGACTTTACGGGGCCAGAATCTACTCGCCTTTGGTGGCCTCGCTGGCAGAGACCGGCGACATGGTGGGCGGTCTGCTGCGTGAAGGTAACGCCGGCCCAGCCGAGAATGCCGATACCTGGATCCCACATCTGGTGCGGCGACTCAACGAGAGCACCGGGGCCAAGGTCAAGGTACGCATCGACGCGGGTTTCACCGACAACGACACGCTTGAGGCGCTGGAAGATCGCGACATCGAGTATCTGGGCCGGTTGCGCAGTCATACGGGCCTGCAGACACTGGCAGCGCCACATCTGAAGCGGCCACGCGGCCGGCCCCCCGAGCAACCTCGGGAATGGTGCCATGACCTGGCGTACCAAGCCGGTACCTGGCCGGCGCCGCGGCGCGTGGTGCTGGTGGTACAAGAGCGGCCCGATGATCTGCTGCTGCATGCCTTCTTTTTGGTCACCAACCTCGGCAAGTTCAACTGGCCGCCGGAAAAGGTCCTGGCGCTTTATCGCAAGCGCGGCAGCGCCGAAGCCCACATGGGCGAGGTGAAGTCGGCGCTCGACCTGCATCTCTCCTCGACTGATCGCGGTGTCTCCACCGTCCAGGACGTCATGGCCCGCAACGAGGTAAACCTGCTGCTGACTCTCTGCGCTTATCAGGTGCTACACGGGCTGCGTTGCCTGTTGGAACGACAGACCCGGCAGGGCTGGAGCCTGAAGCGGATGCGCGAGCAGGTGCTTAAGGTGGCCGCCACGCTGACAGTGCACGCCCGGCGCATCACCGTGCACCTCGGCGATGCCGCCGATAAATGGTGGCCATCTTTACTGAAAGGGTTGCCGCGGCTGACGGCATTGACCTGA
- a CDS encoding RNA-guided endonuclease TnpB family protein — translation MIRQSSYHCVGVKAGDSWIKVPKLKAIKARIHRPIAGKLKSITLSRTVTGKHYASLLFETEQAEPAPLMDIEAANVVGLDMGLSHLAIDSNGTKTANPRFIKQAQKNLKRKQQSLSRKTKGSAKRAKARLLVAKAHERVANARNDFQHKLSRQIVDDNQAVIVETLKVKNMMQNGKLARHIGDASWHALITKLAYKAKEQGKHLVKIDQWFPSSKTCHACQHKMASMPLNVRSWDCPHCASSNDRDINAALNIKCQGLIQLKAEGLSVSAH, via the coding sequence ATAATACGGCAGTCCAGCTATCACTGTGTCGGCGTCAAGGCCGGTGATAGCTGGATCAAGGTGCCCAAGCTCAAGGCGATAAAAGCCCGTATCCACCGTCCGATAGCCGGTAAGCTGAAAAGCATCACGCTGTCTCGCACTGTCACCGGCAAACACTACGCCTCGTTGCTGTTTGAAACGGAACAAGCCGAACCGGCACCGTTAATGGATATTGAGGCCGCTAATGTTGTCGGCCTCGACATGGGGCTCTCGCACCTGGCCATTGATTCCAATGGCACGAAAACAGCGAATCCGCGCTTTATCAAGCAGGCGCAGAAGAACCTCAAGCGTAAACAGCAGTCACTATCGCGCAAGACAAAAGGCAGTGCCAAACGGGCTAAAGCCCGCCTATTGGTTGCCAAAGCTCACGAGCGGGTGGCCAATGCCCGCAACGACTTCCAGCACAAACTTTCTCGACAGATCGTTGACGACAACCAAGCGGTGATCGTCGAGACACTGAAAGTTAAAAACATGATGCAGAACGGCAAACTCGCCAGGCATATTGGCGATGCGTCGTGGCATGCTTTGATCACCAAGCTGGCGTACAAAGCGAAGGAACAGGGCAAGCACCTGGTCAAAATAGATCAATGGTTTCCCAGCTCCAAAACCTGCCATGCCTGCCAGCACAAGATGGCCTCAATGCCGCTGAATGTTCGATCGTGGGATTGTCCTCATTGTGCATCCTCAAATGATCGGGATATCAACGCGGCCCTGAACATCAAGTGTCAGGGCCTGATCCAGTTAAAGGCGGAAGGGCTGTCCGTCTCTGCCCATTGA
- a CDS encoding LysR family transcriptional regulator ArgP — protein MLDYKLLSALATVIECGGFERAGEALGLSQSAVSQRIKTLEIRLGQPVLVRHPQLTATPAGQRLLNHYQRVCLLERELGQTLPTLEAASPRLRIALNADSLVTWWASAVSAFCRRENVLMDLVIEDQDVGLKRLRDGDVAACLCASDQPIAGARCVSLGTMTYHPMATPDYVADYFPDGPGEKAFRQAPAIVYGPNDQLQHRFLSQFGYHGPFPYHLCPESEGFVRLASAGMGYGMIPIIQVQEAVERGELISLAPGHALSVPLYWHFWRHSGDLMERLTQELAATSLDADGGLRGHDDRKNHPEKGSAAALGYS, from the coding sequence ATGCTTGATTACAAATTGCTCAGCGCTCTGGCAACGGTCATCGAATGTGGTGGCTTTGAACGTGCCGGCGAGGCGCTCGGCCTCTCCCAGTCTGCGGTGTCACAGCGGATCAAGACTCTGGAAATTCGGCTGGGTCAGCCCGTGCTGGTGCGCCACCCGCAACTGACCGCCACACCAGCCGGACAACGCCTGCTGAATCATTATCAGCGAGTTTGCCTGCTTGAACGCGAGCTGGGCCAGACGTTACCCACGCTGGAGGCGGCCTCACCCCGCCTGCGAATCGCCCTGAACGCCGACAGCCTGGTGACATGGTGGGCCTCGGCCGTCAGTGCTTTCTGTCGACGCGAGAACGTTCTGATGGATCTGGTGATCGAAGATCAGGATGTGGGGCTCAAGCGCCTGCGAGATGGCGATGTGGCTGCCTGCCTGTGTGCCAGTGACCAGCCAATAGCCGGCGCTCGATGCGTATCACTGGGCACGATGACCTATCATCCCATGGCCACTCCCGACTATGTCGCCGATTATTTTCCCGATGGCCCCGGCGAGAAAGCCTTTCGTCAGGCACCGGCCATCGTTTATGGACCCAATGATCAGCTACAGCATCGTTTTCTGTCCCAGTTTGGCTACCACGGGCCCTTTCCGTATCATCTCTGTCCGGAATCGGAAGGCTTTGTACGTCTGGCCAGCGCCGGCATGGGGTACGGCATGATACCGATAATACAGGTACAAGAAGCCGTCGAACGAGGCGAGTTGATCAGCCTGGCACCGGGCCATGCGCTATCTGTGCCCCTCTACTGGCACTTTTGGCGCCACAGCGGGGATCTCATGGAGCGCCTGACTCAGGAACTTGCCGCCACCTCATTAGACGCTGACGGTGGCTTGCGAGGCCATGACGATAGGAAAAATCATCCTGAAAAAGGCTCTGCCGCCGCACTTGGCTATTCGTGA